The following proteins come from a genomic window of Pyxidicoccus sp. MSG2:
- a CDS encoding Glu/Leu/Phe/Val family dehydrogenase codes for MSAVDGTNYFFRKAARIMDVGTPIETLLATPLREVKVQVSIEMDSGEIRTFLGYRIQHDNSRGPMKGGLRYHPLLDQDECASLASLMTWKTAVVNVPYGGAKGGIACDPSQLSIKELERLTRKFVDQIQDVIGPTRDIPAPDVNTNPQVMAWIMDQYSRYHGHSPAVVTGKPLELYGSKGREAATGRGLLYVCREIMRDLGLPVKGTRFALQGFGNVGSHTAQLLWEDGGVVVAVADVLGGVRNPQGLDIPSLFEHVKRTGTVTGFTGGTPCTNEDVLTADCEVLIPAALGHVLTRDNANAVRAKLIIEGANGPTQPEADEIFEKRGIFVVPDVLASAGGVTVSYFEWVQNLQHLSWEEERVNAELEKTMKEAYERVAQIARSRKVSMRTAAYILAIGRVGKATVLRGI; via the coding sequence ATGAGCGCCGTCGACGGCACCAACTATTTCTTCCGCAAGGCCGCGCGGATCATGGACGTCGGCACCCCCATCGAGACGCTGCTCGCCACGCCCCTGCGCGAGGTGAAGGTGCAGGTCTCCATCGAGATGGACTCGGGGGAGATTCGCACGTTCCTCGGCTACCGGATTCAGCACGACAACAGCCGCGGCCCCATGAAGGGCGGCCTGCGCTACCACCCGCTGCTGGACCAGGACGAGTGCGCCTCGCTCGCGTCGCTGATGACGTGGAAGACGGCGGTGGTGAATGTGCCCTATGGCGGCGCCAAGGGCGGAATCGCGTGCGACCCGTCGCAGCTGTCCATCAAGGAACTGGAGCGGCTCACCCGCAAGTTCGTGGACCAGATACAGGACGTCATCGGCCCCACGCGTGACATCCCCGCCCCCGACGTCAACACCAACCCCCAGGTGATGGCGTGGATCATGGACCAGTACTCGCGCTACCACGGCCACTCGCCGGCGGTGGTGACGGGCAAGCCGCTGGAGCTCTATGGCTCCAAGGGCCGAGAGGCGGCCACCGGGCGCGGCCTGCTCTACGTGTGCCGTGAAATCATGAGGGACCTGGGCCTGCCCGTGAAGGGCACGCGCTTCGCGCTGCAGGGCTTTGGCAACGTGGGCAGCCACACCGCGCAGCTCCTCTGGGAGGACGGCGGCGTGGTGGTGGCGGTGGCGGACGTGCTGGGCGGCGTGCGCAACCCGCAGGGCCTGGACATCCCCTCCCTCTTCGAGCACGTGAAGCGCACCGGCACGGTGACGGGCTTCACGGGCGGCACGCCGTGCACCAACGAGGACGTGCTCACCGCGGACTGCGAGGTGCTCATCCCCGCCGCGCTGGGCCACGTGCTGACGCGGGACAACGCCAACGCGGTGCGCGCGAAGCTCATCATCGAGGGCGCCAACGGCCCCACCCAGCCGGAGGCGGACGAAATCTTCGAGAAGCGCGGCATCTTCGTGGTGCCGGACGTGCTCGCCAGCGCGGGCGGCGTGACGGTGAGCTACTTCGAGTGGGTGCAGAACCTCCAGCACCTGTCGTGGGAAGAAGAGCGCGTCAACGCGGAGCTGGAGAAGACGATGAAGGAGGCCTACGAGCGCGTGGCGCAGATTGCCCGCTCGCGGAAGGTCTCCATGCGGACGGCCGCCTACATCCTGGCCATCGGCCGGGTGGGCAAGGCCACGGTGCTGCGCGGCATCTGA
- a CDS encoding helix-turn-helix domain-containing protein: MPAGPPDLASASGYLKELARRIRALRERRGLTQEDFAARCGISVSFASLLERGERSPSYETLLQVASALEMPLWELLRLDDTQDVGLHRLEAFARARRLSRMDLDRLLAVAEVLFSEDGAPGVAASRPEPARCGEPGCGKPVLARSLCTAHYHRERRRKAAGAGTAG; the protein is encoded by the coding sequence ATGCCGGCCGGCCCGCCAGACCTCGCCTCCGCGAGCGGATACCTGAAGGAACTGGCCCGGCGCATCCGCGCGCTGCGCGAGCGACGCGGACTCACTCAAGAGGACTTCGCCGCCCGGTGCGGCATCTCCGTCTCCTTCGCGTCCCTGCTGGAGCGCGGCGAGCGCAGCCCCAGCTACGAGACGCTCCTCCAGGTGGCCTCCGCGCTGGAGATGCCCCTGTGGGAATTGCTCCGGCTGGACGACACGCAGGACGTGGGCCTGCACCGGCTGGAGGCCTTCGCCCGGGCCCGCCGCCTGTCGCGGATGGACCTGGACCGGCTGCTGGCGGTGGCGGAGGTGCTGTTCAGCGAGGACGGCGCCCCTGGAGTGGCGGCGTCCCGCCCCGAGCCCGCCCGCTGCGGCGAGCCCGGGTGTGGCAAGCCGGTGCTCGCCCGGAGCCTGTGCACCGCCCACTACCATCGTGAGCGGCGCAGGAAGGCGGCCGGAGCGGGCACCGCGGGCTGA